One Acidobacteriota bacterium DNA window includes the following coding sequences:
- a CDS encoding HAMP domain-containing protein, with product MSEPVWYRSLYWRIALGFVGVLAAVLLVQAIVFLWMTGRMADLFPNRTPAQLAAALAADVSGLLSERPDADLDRFINERYSGSSRGFVVVLADGRTVVNHRVPPPPMLARQARGRIFEGMQGGRRDRGERSGWREFGRGSSGPAGVPPPSGEFAPVVVNGTVTGIAAVPLEPPPLWMAARDLGPLLGAVAAVLLTAGTAVAALVIFRPARRRLRHLQDAARAIGAGELGVRAPVAGGDEVAALAGVFNEMASELEQRTTALERSDRTRRQLLADVSHELMTPLAAVRGYVETLQMKEVSLDAETQSRYLQIISEEAERLEHIIGDLLDLARLEGGGGTWRIEPVAIPQLFDRIRRRHEQVLADRGIALLTTIEPEAMTLSGDPNRLEQALQNLVANAIRHTPDGGTIAVRAQADPKGTRLSVEDTGQGIPTEHLDRVFDRFYKVDQSRTGTDIPSGSGLGLSIVRAIVTRHGGQITASNRPEGGARVEIVLPQSTAV from the coding sequence ATGTCTGAACCCGTCTGGTATCGCAGCCTCTATTGGCGCATCGCGCTGGGCTTCGTCGGGGTCCTGGCGGCGGTGCTGCTCGTGCAAGCGATCGTCTTCCTCTGGATGACCGGCCGGATGGCGGATCTGTTTCCGAACCGGACGCCGGCACAACTGGCTGCCGCGCTGGCGGCGGATGTCTCAGGACTGCTTAGCGAGAGGCCCGACGCCGATCTCGACAGGTTCATCAACGAACGCTACTCGGGCTCGTCACGCGGCTTCGTGGTCGTCCTCGCCGATGGGCGTACGGTCGTGAATCATCGCGTGCCCCCGCCGCCGATGCTCGCGCGCCAGGCCCGCGGACGCATCTTCGAGGGGATGCAAGGGGGACGACGAGACCGTGGCGAACGGTCTGGCTGGCGTGAGTTCGGCCGCGGCTCGTCCGGGCCCGCCGGCGTGCCGCCACCAAGCGGGGAGTTCGCACCGGTCGTCGTCAACGGCACCGTGACCGGTATCGCGGCCGTGCCGCTCGAGCCGCCTCCGTTGTGGATGGCGGCCCGAGACCTTGGGCCACTCCTGGGAGCCGTAGCAGCCGTGCTCCTGACGGCCGGCACCGCGGTGGCGGCTCTCGTGATCTTCCGCCCGGCGCGCAGAAGGCTGCGTCATCTGCAGGATGCGGCCCGGGCGATCGGCGCGGGCGAGTTGGGCGTTCGCGCTCCAGTTGCGGGCGGCGACGAGGTCGCGGCGCTTGCAGGCGTATTCAACGAGATGGCCTCTGAGCTGGAGCAGCGCACGACGGCGCTCGAACGCTCGGATCGGACGCGACGGCAGCTCCTTGCCGACGTGTCGCACGAGCTGATGACGCCACTCGCGGCCGTGCGCGGCTACGTCGAGACGCTCCAGATGAAAGAGGTCTCGCTCGACGCCGAGACCCAGTCGCGCTACCTGCAGATCATCAGCGAGGAGGCCGAACGCCTGGAACACATCATCGGGGACCTGCTCGATCTCGCGAGGCTCGAAGGCGGCGGAGGGACATGGCGCATCGAGCCGGTAGCGATTCCGCAGCTGTTCGATCGAATCCGGCGACGGCACGAGCAGGTGCTCGCCGACCGGGGAATCGCATTGCTGACGACGATCGAGCCGGAAGCCATGACGCTGAGCGGAGATCCGAACAGGCTCGAGCAGGCACTGCAGAACCTCGTAGCAAATGCGATCCGGCACACACCGGACGGTGGGACCATCGCGGTTCGCGCGCAAGCTGATCCGAAGGGCACGCGATTGTCCGTCGAGGACACCGGTCAGGGGATTCCCACCGAGCACCTGGATCGAGTCTTCGATCGGTTCTACAAGGTCGATCAGTCCCGCACCGGCACCGACATTCCGTCGGGCTCCGGCCTGGGGCTGTCGATTGTCCGAGCCATCGTGACACGGCACGGCGGCCAAATCACCGCGTCGAACCGCCCGGAAGGCGGCGCGCGTGTCGAGATCGTCCTCCCACAGTCGACAGCAGTGTAG
- a CDS encoding response regulator transcription factor has product MTTADETGSAPRRRALVVEDERHIRDLVTLHLGLEGLDVAVANAGDEAIRRTEAERFDLVILDLMLPNVDGVAVCRSIRRQLQNGDVPILMLTARRDESDKVLGLESGADDYLTKPFGIRELVARVRALLRRPRRSDGPASPQADVVEAGPLRLDARRRQAMLDGQPIELTPHEFDVLFLLAAHPGIVFTRETLLDRVWTPETHVTERSVDTLIKRLRQKIEADTRDPKLILTVWGTGYKFTDV; this is encoded by the coding sequence GTGACGACGGCAGACGAGACCGGTTCGGCGCCTCGACGCCGTGCCCTGGTGGTCGAGGACGAACGGCACATTCGCGATCTCGTGACTCTTCATCTCGGTCTGGAGGGACTCGACGTCGCAGTGGCAAATGCCGGTGATGAAGCGATCCGACGAACCGAGGCCGAGCGCTTCGACCTGGTCATTCTCGATCTGATGCTGCCGAACGTGGACGGTGTCGCGGTGTGCCGATCGATCCGCCGGCAGTTGCAGAATGGCGACGTGCCCATTCTCATGCTCACGGCACGACGCGATGAGTCCGACAAGGTCCTTGGCCTGGAAAGCGGCGCCGACGACTACCTCACGAAGCCGTTCGGCATTCGCGAGCTCGTGGCTCGTGTACGGGCGTTGCTCCGGCGACCTCGTCGATCTGATGGCCCGGCCTCGCCACAGGCAGATGTCGTCGAAGCCGGGCCGCTTCGACTGGACGCGAGGCGCCGGCAGGCGATGCTCGACGGTCAGCCGATCGAGCTCACGCCCCATGAATTCGATGTTCTATTCCTGCTCGCTGCGCACCCTGGCATCGTCTTCACACGCGAGACGCTGCTCGATCGGGTATGGACGCCCGAGACGCACGTCACCGAGCGAAGCGTGGATACTCTGATCAAACGGCTCAGGCAGAAGATCGAGGCCGACACGAGAGATCCGAAGCTGATCCTGACCGTGTGGGGCACGGGTTACAAGTTCACCGATGTCTGA